One Pseudanabaena sp. BC1403 genomic window carries:
- a CDS encoding histidine phosphatase family protein, giving the protein MLQSIVAIASVMMMSAATSFQSVAQSPANDEWTALKGSGKVLLMRHALAPGTGDPSGFKLGDCSTQRNLSETGREQARQAGNELRRRQIPVKQVLSSQWCRCLETAKLLNLGEVKPLPALNSFFRDRSTEDIQTTQTRRLITEHRQQNGVVIMVTHQVNITALTGIVPRSGSAVVVQANAAGEVIVIGELDP; this is encoded by the coding sequence ATGCTCCAGAGTATTGTGGCGATCGCTAGTGTGATGATGATGTCGGCCGCAACTAGTTTTCAATCTGTTGCCCAATCCCCTGCCAATGACGAATGGACTGCTCTCAAAGGCTCAGGCAAAGTCTTACTAATGCGTCATGCACTTGCCCCCGGCACAGGAGATCCGAGTGGGTTTAAACTGGGAGACTGTAGCACACAGCGCAATTTATCAGAAACAGGACGAGAGCAAGCCCGCCAAGCAGGGAATGAACTTCGGAGGAGGCAGATTCCAGTTAAACAGGTTTTATCTAGCCAATGGTGTCGATGCTTAGAAACAGCCAAGCTTTTGAACTTAGGAGAGGTGAAGCCATTGCCTGCCCTCAATTCCTTTTTTAGAGATCGCAGTACAGAGGATATCCAAACCACTCAAACCCGCCGACTCATCACAGAACATCGCCAACAGAATGGTGTCGTGATTATGGTGACGCATCAGGTAAATATTACAGCTTTAACAGGCATAGTGCCGCGATCTGGGTCGGCTGTGGTAGTACAAGCTAACGCCGCAGGCGAGGTAATCGTAATTGGTGAACTAGATCCGTAA
- a CDS encoding single-stranded DNA-binding protein, protein MCNSTNLVVLSGYVGNVSELRQTNTSGKDVLDFSLAVQPKPRRDKDGNWINQEPLWVKVVCWNGTAEYAEERAESGRFVEVTGVLTQPEEYKSKKDKKHHARTVIHAQSLNFIDVVRKSAEDEEYEESTVYDDDF, encoded by the coding sequence ATGTGTAATTCAACTAATCTCGTAGTCCTCTCTGGTTATGTCGGTAATGTATCTGAATTGCGTCAAACCAATACCAGTGGCAAAGATGTTCTAGACTTCAGCCTCGCCGTGCAGCCCAAGCCTCGCCGCGACAAAGATGGTAATTGGATCAACCAAGAACCGCTTTGGGTAAAAGTAGTCTGCTGGAATGGAACTGCGGAATATGCCGAAGAAAGAGCAGAATCTGGACGCTTTGTCGAAGTTACGGGAGTTCTAACTCAGCCTGAAGAATACAAGTCCAAGAAAGACAAGAAGCACCATGCGCGGACTGTGATTCATGCTCAATCTCTCAACTTTATTGATGTTGTGAGGAAGTCTGCTGAAGACGAAGAGTATGAAGAATCAACCGTTTACGATGATGACTTCTAA
- a CDS encoding PIN domain-containing protein: MTSKFTVIYDACVLYPNYLRDILIQLAIADLFRAKWTNLIHDEWIRNLIENRPDLPKEKLNQVKDLMNSQVRDSLVTDFEQLIPSLTLPDPNDRHILAAAIVAEADVIVTFNLKDFPDLNISQYEITAKHPDDFIADLIGLNPFKVIAAVENCRQRLKKQPKTSNEYLEILLKQGLPLSVSMLKELQNTQNTM; this comes from the coding sequence ATAACTAGCAAGTTTACAGTGATATACGATGCCTGTGTCCTTTATCCTAACTATCTTAGAGATATTCTCATTCAATTAGCGATCGCCGATCTCTTTAGAGCTAAATGGACTAACTTAATCCATGACGAATGGATTCGCAATCTCATCGAAAACCGTCCTGATTTACCAAAGGAAAAGCTAAATCAAGTCAAAGATTTGATGAATAGTCAAGTTCGAGACAGTTTAGTGACTGATTTTGAACAACTAATTCCTTCCTTAACCTTACCCGATCCTAATGATCGCCATATTCTGGCGGCGGCAATTGTGGCTGAAGCTGATGTTATTGTCACCTTTAATCTAAAAGATTTTCCCGATCTGAATATCAGTCAGTATGAAATCACAGCAAAGCATCCAGATGATTTTATTGCCGATTTGATTGGCTTAAATCCTTTCAAAGTTATTGCAGCAGTTGAGAATTGCAGGCAACGCTTAAAAAAGCAACCCAAAACTAGCAATGAATACTTAGAAATTCTGTTAAAGCAGGGGCTACCACTCTCTGTGTCAATGCTAAAAGAACTCCAGAACACTCAAAACACAATGTAA
- a CDS encoding helix-turn-helix domain-containing protein, which translates to MVALTQSLHIPTEEETEISKESSRILASHISEGVCHLKIVEADGSEETVTIPAAAYRLFIDILTQMSQGNAVTIIPIHAELTTQEAADLINVSRPFLIKQLEEGIIPYHKVGKHRRVRFTDLMEYKTNIDVARSKILDEIVAISEELELYN; encoded by the coding sequence ATGGTTGCCCTAACCCAGTCTTTACACATTCCTACCGAAGAAGAAACCGAAATTTCTAAAGAAAGCAGCCGTATTCTTGCTTCGCATATTAGCGAAGGTGTCTGTCATCTCAAAATCGTAGAAGCTGATGGTAGTGAAGAAACAGTCACAATCCCTGCGGCAGCCTATCGCCTATTTATAGACATTTTGACCCAGATGTCCCAAGGCAACGCCGTAACAATCATCCCCATCCATGCCGAACTCACTACCCAAGAAGCCGCAGATTTAATCAATGTCTCGCGTCCTTTCCTAATCAAACAACTAGAAGAAGGCATAATTCCCTATCACAAAGTCGGCAAGCATCGCCGAGTTCGCTTTACTGACTTAATGGAATACAAAACAAATATTGATGTCGCCAGAAGCAAAATTTTAGATGAGATTGTGGCGATATCTGAAGAGCTAGAACTATATAACTAG
- a CDS encoding Mov34/MPN/PAD-1 family protein: MWQFSAGSDQHGNQPMKLLEHVQKHVATINTVLPATHNPPLIQHIIATNQSLPEIAPTSMYEYVYGSNGTFVRAKRQGLTAIAPVSYYKAKGLRVLSAFVQMTYPAVPLLLVEQMLEASRIACDADNKPVEIVFHLYFENGNWQLAIPDQEQTATSCKPLDNSANSTYSKAIIEIHSHHGMRAYFSDTDNRDETGFRIYGVLGEIFCNPQIRMRVGIYGHFYETATTGILELPAQLTDCLVEDW, translated from the coding sequence ATGTGGCAGTTCAGTGCAGGTAGCGATCAACATGGTAATCAACCGATGAAATTACTAGAACATGTGCAAAAGCACGTAGCAACGATAAACACAGTATTGCCAGCCACGCACAATCCCCCGCTAATTCAGCACATCATCGCCACAAATCAAAGCCTGCCTGAAATCGCCCCAACCTCAATGTATGAGTATGTCTATGGCAGTAATGGCACATTTGTCAGGGCAAAGCGGCAAGGTTTGACAGCGATCGCGCCAGTGTCCTATTACAAAGCCAAAGGACTAAGAGTGCTATCAGCATTCGTGCAGATGACATATCCCGCAGTTCCCCTACTGTTAGTAGAACAAATGCTCGAAGCCTCACGCATTGCTTGCGATGCTGACAATAAACCCGTAGAGATTGTATTCCACCTATATTTTGAAAATGGAAATTGGCAGCTCGCAATACCAGATCAAGAGCAAACAGCTACATCCTGCAAGCCATTGGACAACAGCGCAAATAGCACCTATAGCAAAGCCATCATCGAAATACATTCCCATCATGGCATGAGAGCCTATTTTTCAGATACAGATAATCGAGATGAGACAGGATTTCGGATCTATGGAGTGCTAGGCGAAATCTTCTGCAACCCACAGATTAGGATGCGAGTAGGAATTTATGGTCATTTCTATGAAACCGCAACAACAGGAATCTTAGAGTTACCAGCGCAACTAACAGATTGCTTAGTGGAGGATTGGTAA
- a CDS encoding ThiF family adenylyltransferase, whose product MSNLSLPFAEAVPILLPAYDELDLILIGCGGTGGWLAVNLPRIAYLQNQAGKKASVTFIDPDRVEATNIPRQNFIPSDLGLPKAAVLAARYGWQWGIEISAITSSFRADMALSRWKHLTICIGAVDNPEARAEIAKILENGKTTFWLDCGNHYDSGQVLIGSRDNAESMKGAFHVPTFCTALPSPALQHPDLLVKQESTQKVLSCEESAIANAQSMSINHRIADEALDMLLRLLSGTLTRFATYVNCKHGNAWSRFNTPEEVAAVIGKPKQYLKAKPE is encoded by the coding sequence ATGTCAAACCTATCATTACCATTTGCTGAAGCCGTCCCCATCCTGCTACCAGCCTATGATGAACTAGACCTAATTCTCATCGGCTGTGGTGGCACAGGCGGATGGTTAGCCGTGAACTTGCCACGCATCGCCTATTTACAAAACCAAGCAGGGAAAAAGGCATCAGTTACTTTCATCGATCCAGATCGGGTAGAAGCAACAAATATTCCTCGCCAAAACTTTATTCCCAGCGACCTTGGCTTACCAAAAGCCGCAGTACTAGCAGCAAGGTATGGATGGCAATGGGGAATCGAAATTAGTGCCATTACCTCATCATTTAGAGCAGATATGGCCTTATCACGATGGAAACATCTGACAATTTGTATTGGAGCCGTGGACAATCCAGAAGCTAGAGCAGAAATTGCCAAGATTTTAGAGAATGGAAAAACAACATTCTGGTTGGACTGCGGCAATCATTACGATTCAGGACAAGTATTAATCGGATCTAGAGACAATGCCGAAAGTATGAAAGGAGCCTTTCATGTACCCACATTTTGCACAGCCCTGCCATCACCTGCCTTGCAACACCCAGATTTACTGGTGAAGCAAGAGTCAACGCAGAAAGTACTATCCTGTGAAGAATCAGCGATCGCCAATGCTCAGTCGATGTCCATCAATCACCGTATAGCTGATGAAGCATTGGACATGCTACTACGCTTACTAAGCGGAACCCTGACCCGTTTTGCTACCTATGTAAACTGCAAACATGGTAATGCATGGTCTAGATTCAACACCCCCGAAGAAGTAGCAGCAGTGATTGGTAAGCCCAAACAATACCTGAAAGCTAAGCCCGAATAG